CCAAGGTAGGCGACAGTCTCGATCACCGCCATCAAGCGAAGACGCGGCTCCAGGTGCAATCCATGCTCGCGCATTGCCATGCCGTTCCACTCGACGAAGCGCTCGTAGGTGTCGGCTTCGATAGCCACCGACGCACCGCTGAAGGTTCGCGAAACACTGGCGCTAACGTCAACCACTGCTCCGCTCGCGACCAGCGATCCGAAGTCGTTTGCCACGTCGGTCAGTACACGGAACTGGTTGTATTGCGAAACTCGCATTGCTCAGCCCCCGTCCTGGCTTCTTGCTTCTTCTTCACGCAGTTCTTCCAGGCGGCGTTCCTCTTCTCGGCGCTCTTCCTCGCGAAGCTCTTCTTGCCGAAGTGCTTCCTTGTGGACAGCGTCGTCGTCCGAATCGGCGCCAGTTCCGGGACTGAATGCGGCAAGCAGTGCGTTCATGTCCTGCACGTGCTTGCGCGAGGTTGAAAGTCGGTTGATCTGCTCCAGGTCCGCTTCCGCTTTTGCGCCCGCGACCGTTGCTTTGGTCACCGCCTCTTCAACGCGCATTTGCTGCGCGGCGACGGTCGCCCGTTGCTTGCGTGCTTTCTCCTTCGCCTTGCGCTCGTCTCGAGCCTTGCTGCTCGCTGCGCCGTCGTAGCCGGCGATGGCGATGTTTATTCGGCGCGGTCGCTCGATGTCAAAGTGATTGCGTGCCATGGTGCCCTTTCTGCTCGCGCACGAGCACCAGCCCGGCGCCGCGCGTGATACCCACGGCGCCGCTTCGTTTTTTGTCGTTCATGTTGTGTTTTCCAATGTGGTCTGTCGACCATGGACAAGGCGTAGTTCGGCTTTGCCGGCGCATCTGTGCCAACTGGGCGAACTAGGCTTGGGATGTGACCTCTACACCGAGGCGGTGAGCCTCGGGTACCCGGGAGCCGGGTCGATCATGCGTTGCATGCTGGCATGGCGCCAGCGAGGGCAGAAAACTGCCAATCAGCACCCATCATAGGTGGTTCCAAACGGCGCCGTCAAAGAACCTGGTCCATGACTGGTCTGGCCGCGTTCTACGCGGAAAAACCCCTCCGATACGCGGGGGACAGGTTCATCCTTAGGGCTACGCTGATCAAGCCCTTGAATTGAGCGATGCACCTGGCTTGGCGTGAGCGATGCTGGGAAGTCGGGCAAATTCTCGGCGAGGCGCTGCCTTTCCGGCCCGAGATGCGCACTTGACGTGCGCTTCGGGCGCACTCAAGCCATGAGGCGCTGTCGCGCCAGGTAGATGTTAGCCAAACCCAGAACCACGAATGCGCGTGTGGCGTTCTTGGCAAGACCTCGGTAGCGCACCTTGGCAAAGCCCCACAGCCGCTTGACCACGGCGAAGACGTGTTCGACTCGCGCGCGGACCCTGGACTTGTTGTGGTTCTTCGAGCGCTCGGCCTCGTCGATCTCGCCGTCCTTGCGAACGCGTTGGTTGGTGAAGTCCCGGGCCTTGGGCGCCTTGGATGCGATCAGCGCCTTCTGACTGGCGTAAGCGCTGTCGCCGTACACGCGCTGCTCGTTGCCGTGCAGAAGCTCGGACAGCGCGTGTTTGTCGTGCACGTTGGCCGCCGTCACCACGGCGCTGTGGGCCAGCCCGGTGCGGCTGTCCACGCCGATGTGCATCTTCATGCCGAAATACCACTGCTGACCCTTGCGCGTCTGGTGCATCTCAGGGTCGCGCTGCTTGTCAGCGTTCTTGGTCGAACTGGGCGCGCCGATGATGGTGGCGTCCACGATGGTGCCCGTGCCCAGCTTCAAGCCTTGCGTCTGAAGAACCTCGCCCACCTTGGCAAACAGCGCCTCGCCCAGCTTGTGCTTCTCCAGCAGACGACGGAACTTCAGCAACGTGGTGCCGTCGGGCACGCGTTCACGTCCGAGGTCTATGCCCACGAAGCGCCGCAGCGCCGTGCTGTCCAGCAGCGCCTCCTCGCAAGCCTCATCGGCCAGGTTGAACCAGTGCTGTACGAAGTACATCCGCAGCATGCGCTCCAGTCCGATCGGCGGGCGCCCGTTGCCCGCCTTGGGGTAGTGCGGTTCGATCACCTCGCACAATGCCCGCCAGGGCACGATCTCCTGCATCTTCGCCAGGAACGCATCGCGCTTGGTCGGCTTGCGGTAATGCTCGAATCCTTCGCCTTGATCGGCTGCTATCGCAAGAGTTTGCTGTTTCATCTTCACCTGCCTGTTTGTGCAGCAGCACCACATGCAAGCACCGCGCCACATCGGACCTTGTTCAGCGTAGCCTTAGAACGTTTTCAAGAACCCAGTTTGTAGAGATCGCGATAGACGGGGTCGGATTCAAGATCGAATGCGCGCAGGGCGTTCTGATAGAGCATCTTGGGCAGCACCTCTTTTTTCCACGGCAATGCGAAGAACCGTTCCATATAGGGCTTCAATGCCACAGCGGGGTAGGCGGTGCCGAACAGGAAGCGGTCGGACACGCCATAGTGGTTGGAGTTGACAGCGGTAATCCAGTCTTCCGTGCCCATGTCGAACAGATAGGAATCGGGCGATACGTAGACGTTTTCACGGCGCGCGGCCACGATGATGGCTTCCCGGATGTAGGGATAGCAAGCATGGCCAGCGATGATTCTCATGGTCGGAAAATCTTCGGCAATCTGGTCGATGTGGCGTGGATGTGCGTAGTCGATGTTGCGGCCACCGGTAGGCCCGGAGGTTTGCGGCATCACCGTCATGTTCAGTTCGACGCATCTTTCATAAAACGGGTACAGGCGCCGATCGTCGATGTCGCAGCCCGGGGAATGACCCGGTTCGAGAAAGACGGCACGCAATCCCATCTTGTGCGCACGTTCCAGTTCCTGCATCGCATCGTGATAGACGTTGCCCGTGTCGATACCGGCCACACCGATGAACTTGCCTGGGTTTTCGCTTTGTAGCGAAGCCATCAGGTCGTTGGGGGTGGTGCGATCAGGGGGCGCTACGCGGCCAATCTTGATCGTAGGGTTGTTGCCGCAGACCGATACGGCCGTGGTGATGCCGACTTCAGCAAGTTCGGCGAAGAAGCCTTCTGTGCCTGACGTGTTCACACCGCGTTGTTTGGCCAGCTCGGCAAAGAACGCGCCGGTTTCGGGCAGGGTGATGCGGCAGCGTACATCGATAATCAT
The DNA window shown above is from Hydrogenophaga sp. BPS33 and carries:
- a CDS encoding IS5 family transposase; its protein translation is MKQQTLAIAADQGEGFEHYRKPTKRDAFLAKMQEIVPWRALCEVIEPHYPKAGNGRPPIGLERMLRMYFVQHWFNLADEACEEALLDSTALRRFVGIDLGRERVPDGTTLLKFRRLLEKHKLGEALFAKVGEVLQTQGLKLGTGTIVDATIIGAPSSTKNADKQRDPEMHQTRKGQQWYFGMKMHIGVDSRTGLAHSAVVTAANVHDKHALSELLHGNEQRVYGDSAYASQKALIASKAPKARDFTNQRVRKDGEIDEAERSKNHNKSRVRARVEHVFAVVKRLWGFAKVRYRGLAKNATRAFVVLGLANIYLARQRLMA
- a CDS encoding amidohydrolase family protein, giving the protein MIIDVRCRITLPETGAFFAELAKQRGVNTSGTEGFFAELAEVGITTAVSVCGNNPTIKIGRVAPPDRTTPNDLMASLQSENPGKFIGVAGIDTGNVYHDAMQELERAHKMGLRAVFLEPGHSPGCDIDDRRLYPFYERCVELNMTVMPQTSGPTGGRNIDYAHPRHIDQIAEDFPTMRIIAGHACYPYIREAIIVAARRENVYVSPDSYLFDMGTEDWITAVNSNHYGVSDRFLFGTAYPAVALKPYMERFFALPWKKEVLPKMLYQNALRAFDLESDPVYRDLYKLGS